The following is a genomic window from Elstera cyanobacteriorum.
TCCTGCATTTTCTGGCGGATGACGAGAGTATCGTCGTCGATCAGGCGGTGGCGCGATCGGAGCAAGCGACCGGGTTTCGCAATCAGGCGCTCGCCAACTATATGCGCGCCTTCGGCAATCTGCATCACCCCGTCGATCTGACCCTCGGGGTCTATTTCCACCAGTGTGCGATTGCCATGAGCTGCGCGCAATTGGCCAAGGCCGGGCTGTTCCTCGCCAATGCCGGGCGGCTGATCACCGGCGGGTCGGTTGTCTCGCGCGAACGGGCACGGCGGATCAATGCGCTGATGCTGACCTGCGGTCATTACGATGCCTCGGGCGATTTCGCCTATCGCGTCGGTCTGCCGGGCAAGAGCGGCGTCGGCGGCGGTATTCTCGCTATCGTTCCGGGGCAGGCGGCGATTGCCGTTTGGTCGCCGGGTCTCAACGCCAATGGCAACTCGGCCCTGGGGACCCGCGCGCTCGAACTGCTGGCCCAGCGCACCGGCTGGTCGGTTTTTGGCGGCTAACGGCCTCCTAAGCATGTTTTGAGAAGAAAGTTGTTGCGGGGTTTTGGT
Proteins encoded in this region:
- a CDS encoding glutaminase, whose protein sequence is MTPLSTPDLHALVEGVYADLAPFRGEGAVADYIPQLARVDPQSFGLAVATTGGDVITAGDALAPFSIQSVSKVFTLALALGKWGDGLWKRVGREPSGTAFNSIVQLEQEKGIPRNPFINAGAIVVTDSLLAGHQPREALGEILRFLHFLADDESIVVDQAVARSEQATGFRNQALANYMRAFGNLHHPVDLTLGVYFHQCAIAMSCAQLAKAGLFLANAGRLITGGSVVSRERARRINALMLTCGHYDASGDFAYRVGLPGKSGVGGGILAIVPGQAAIAVWSPGLNANGNSALGTRALELLAQRTGWSVFGG